The Molothrus ater isolate BHLD 08-10-18 breed brown headed cowbird chromosome 10, BPBGC_Mater_1.1, whole genome shotgun sequence sequence CCCACTTGAGATAGTCTAGTAATGAACTTTAAACCAAATGTTATCAAATACAAGAGTAAGCAaagtgaaaatacagaaataatttgcattGTGGCCTTTTGTGACATAATTAATGTCAATATAAGAGATCTTTGGACAAAACAAAGGTTTATACCAGGAGTGTCTCTGGACAGGCAGAGACAAGAGTGTTGATTGAATAGAAAGAGGCACAGTGGTTTTTAAACTGCTGAACTTTAAAGTCAAGCTAAAAGCAGGTGTGAAGGTCAGGATTTGGCATGACCAGTGTAATAAATGCCAGTTACAGGGTTATGGATTGAAAACCACAAGAATTTCAGTCACCAGCCTGGGGGGATATGCACATGGACGTATCCATGGGAATTACGGAGCTGGTAGACACCTGAAGTGAAGTTCCCTTATTCCAGTGTTAGCAGTGATGGTCACAGCTGAATGGAGAGATGGTGGCATTGCAAGCCTTGTAGTTATGTCTGAATTAACTTggcaaaggaaggaaatatCCCCTTTACTATTCATGTCACTGCAGGTAATTACAATTTGGAACCTATGAAAGTAGTTGATTGGTTACTTTTTCCACTTTTGTACttcagtctgattttttttaatagtaggTATTACAAACTGGTGCTAGAACTATAATATGGAAGTTTCTAGTTGCCATACAAGACAAATAATACTTGCATCATAAGATCTGTCTATAACAGGTTTTTCCCTAGCACAAACTAAAGCCTGATTCAAGCAGACTgtatttttctactttaaaattCCCTTTGTAGTTGCAACTGATGAAGCTAATTTTTAGTTGCTGTTAGTTTTAGTTCCTCTCAGCCTAAAAACCCTCATCAAACATATATAAAGTGGGATGTTGTGGCTGGGGAAGGAACAGTTGACATAATCTGCTGAGGATATGGCTGCAAAGTACCAGTAAATGCTCTTGGGTGAGCATGGACAAAAGATTGTTGTGACTTTTCTCAGTACATCTGGGAAATAACACTTTTCAAGGAGGGGCTCTGGAACAATGGCCTTATTGTCAGCTGCACCTGCAATTTGCTGAGTGCATTTATTCTTCAGAGACAGAAACATCATCTTCTCTGCAGTGAAAATAGTGAAATTTTATCTGTGTGTACAGAATCATATCTTTTTCTTATGCCTCAGTTGTTCTGACCACAatgaaaaatggttttaaatgtgctttaaggtattttaaaatatacagcCTTCTGAATGCAATTATCCTCTCCCTTCTGATAATATCTCTTCTATTATAGATGCAtaaagctgtgctgcagctcagtggaAAGATGggttctgggattttttttccctttggaaggggaaagagaTAAATTGAAAATGTGAACCTGCAATTTGAATTGAAGGGGAATTTACTTAGATTTGTATTCTCTGTGTGATGGTTTTTATGTTCTCCCTTGCCTTTTCTCTTTGGGGTGAGTGTAACATGGACTGAACAGTACTTGCAAAATTTTTATTAGATTAGGGTAAATTTCCACTGAACTTGTGACAATTGTGTTTCTCAGAGATCTCCTGTCTAGGTTTagtgtcttcttttttttttaagttttccaaCGTATTTTCTTACactctttttctgtttgctctttcAACATAAAATAGATAGATGAAAATGTAGGAAAATTATATCCTGTAAGCAAATCCCCTGTCTTGGTTAAGCCAGCCAGGAGGTTGTTGTTGGGTGTGGAAGGATGTTTCCACTTCCTCTGTGGGCAAAGTCCTCCACAATTATCACTCAAGGGCTAATTGCTCTTTTGGGCAGTACTTTTGCTGTTGGTCACAGCTGGTGTCTAGATCCTGAATGATGAATTTATGCTGTGATGGATTTAATTCCATTGTTGCTCTGAGGAACCTCGCTGGGCATTGATTTATTGGTACAGTTTAAATGATGTTCTCACTACTTAGACTTAAGAAGTTTTGTTGCTGTGTTTGAGAAATCATCCACACTCCATGCTGGATTTGTTGTCTGAACAGAACATCTTAGTATTTTTGTAAGGTTTGCTGCAGAGGTGCATTGCTTACAAGAGCTTCAAGAGTTTGAGGAAAGTAAGTGTCTGAGCCATGTTGTCAAATCAGGCTTGATGGTTCAAAACTCCTGTcaatgtttttttaatctcagaaaATCATATGCTATCATATTAAAGTTCAGTGGAAATCCACAGACTGATGTCTTGCATTCAGTTCTCTGAACAAGGCACAGAATCACTCATCCTGTTTTTATAATTAGGTCAGCATTATCAGTTGTCTTACAGAATTTTGCAGATGTTTGGACATTCTTGTAGAGCTGCAACCACCACTGTCCTTTTAGTGCTCCTCTCTACAGCTCTTTGCAATTTCACTCACTCCTGTAGaagttaatttttctgtatttaatgtTCAGTCATCTTTACCTGTTTATCTCTTTGTAGAGCTCTATTATTCTGAAGTTGTTGTTCTTTAAGGCCAAATCAGGAGGTGTAGTTTAACAGCTTGAAATGAGCCTGCTGAGTTTGAGAATCTACTGTTGTGCCTGTAAATTTGTCATGGTAGACAGGAAAGTGGAAATCCAGGTGATGTTTGGGTAGGAACAATAGTGGTTTAGATATGTgttcaaaaggagaaaatgtgtgTAAATACAAATCAAATGTAAGGTAAGCAAAAGATGTGGACATAAACTGCTTGAGCCTTAGGGATGGACCCAGAAGTCAGATCCTCATGGAAataacagggagaaaaaataatttcgatttcttttcattccttaaaaagcaaaaaagaaaagcttttattgCAAATCTGATTTATAGAAGTAGTAGTCTAAAGAACTAACTTGCATCATCTATATTAATTTCTATATGACCTATGCTGGAAACTAGTGGGTGCTACAAAGTGAGGCCAATACTGACAGGTAATCAGATCAAATAACCATTTCAGTCATTAGAAGACAGCAGAGTCTGGCCAGGAAGGTGTCCATGGAGGACTTCAGAGTCCTGCTGAGCAGGATGGAGTGTGCTGGCAAGGTGGAGGGAAGTGCTGGGGCTTGCATGTCGGGGGGGTGGGCATGAAGTGTAGCTCTTGCTAGATAGCAGGTGAGCAAACCTGCCTGCTGGGGTTTACTGCAGGGAGAGAAAGCAAAGGCATGGGGCTCTTCATACCTTGGTTGTCTCCCCTTAGCAACCAAATATCTGTAGAGGCTGGAGggtttctttcttgttttgccttttcagtCCACTCTTTGTGACGTGGAAGACGGGGCGAGACAAGCGGCTTCGTGGCTGCATCGGGACCTTTTCAGCCATGAATCTTCACTCAGGACTCAGGGAATACACATTAACCAGGTAACtgtcaaaaatgaaataattatgaaaTTCATATGAAACTAGTTCATTCACTGAAGATCTGTAAGGATTCAAGGTTAGGTTGATGTTGGATCAACACAGTTCAATGTAATATGCTTCGTAATGAACTATACCTGAGTGTATGAGAGTTACAGTGAAGGGATGTATCAGGATGTAGTGGAACATCTTTGCAAAAGGTGAGTTGCAGTTGGCATTTTAAGGCTACTGTCAAATCTATCTTGCATACCTACAGTTTTGACATCTGTAGCACATAATTTCTCTCAGCCTGCAGTAGGCACTGGATGGCATCAGGAAGCTTGCCGCTGGTATTACAGTTCATTAGATCAGGGAGAAATGCAAATCACTTTCTCTGCAGTAGCAGAGAAGCATGTTTCATGCAGGCATAATCAAAAGGGGAATAATTGAGCATCTGACACTTTATTTTGGTGCTTGTATTGGGTGATGTATCTTCTGTTCCCTTTAGTGCACTTAAGGACAGCCGATTTCCCCCCCTGACCCGCGAGGAGCTGCCCAAACTCTTCTGCTCTGTCTCCCTCCTCACTAACTTTGAGGATGCCAGTGACTACCTGGACTGGGAGGTGAGAACAGGTGCATTTGGAACTCTGCATCACTCTCTCGTTCCATTCGGGTTCGGGTTAGTACATGGTGATGTATCTCCTTCCTTACAGGGGTGTGTGGGCATAGAAGAAATGGGGATGAAAAGCTAGAAGGAAGGAAGCAAGGAAGAGGATGGCCCAGCAATATGCTTTTGGTTGGGGGGGATCTGAATGGGAATAAGAGAAACATGAAAATGGTTTATGGACTTGGCCCAATAGGAAATGGATATAAACTTGTATAAAAACCTGGGAGGTATTTTGATGGTGTGGATAggaactggaaataaaaagtaGTTAAGACCAAAGGTATGAATGGTTTTTAGGACCTTGTACATTGAAGTGTATTTCATTCAAGAAGAATATATATATGGACTTCATAGTCAGGTAATTTTAGGCATCATTCTTGCATGCAGAGATTTTATCTCTCTTGCCTGACACAAGAGATGGAAAGCTGACAAGACTTAGCTCAGGAGAACTGGAAGGGCCACTGGTGAGGCTTGTCTGGGAAAGATGGCTGAGAGCTGCTTGTGAGACCTGCCAGGCAAGAGCAGAGAGTGGGGAAGAGAATGACCTTACCCAGGCAAAAGCCAAgctgtgcagagagagagatgcACAGTGTTGTGGGAATGACAACTGAGTCATGGGCTCAGTGCTAGCAAACACCTCTTATCTGGCTGTTCATTTCCATCTATAGGTTGGAATCCATGGGATCAGAATAGAGTTCATCAATGAGAAAGGTGTCAAACGCACAGCAACGTATTTACCTGAGGTTGCTAAGGAACAAGGTGGGTTTGAGATGGCAGCCAAACATGTCAACACATTGTGTCACAGAATTGGGTAACAATCTGTCAATTTGGGGCTTGGAATACAATGCTGTCCTCACAGTGGTGCCATGGAACCACCAGGCTTAATCTGGACAACTGACACATGATAGAGTTGCTGCTGGGTTTTCATCTGGCCTGTGTCTCATCCCATATCTTTGCACAGCTGTATTTTAGTGCCAGAATGTTTTAGGGCTGAAGAAACAGAGGATCTCAAAGTATGGATCTTCCAGCTTCATTCAGCAttgcatttttcctcttctatgTTTCTCCCACCAACTAGGATAACTGCACGCTGCACAGCACCAACAGGAGAGTCACTTTCCTCCTCATTCTTGCTAAAGTAGCATCCTCCAGAGGAGGGCTAGAaacacagcccctctggagcaCACTTCCCACTCAAATAGAGTAGTGGTCACCATGGTAACTGCTCAAAATATtgcctcctcctttcctccaccTAGCAGAGTGGAGTGGTCGCatcctcctggctctggggcaAAAGACTAAGGTAGGAACTTTAACTCTGATCTCTCACCTAGCAGTGCACTGTGCTATCACTAGAGCATCAATCCCAATTTGTCTCTGTAAAGAAATTAGTATTATCTTCTTTTCAAGGGAGCTAAGTGGCACTTGATGAAAAAATTTGGGGTCCCTGCAACAGTAACAAGGCACAGACCTTTATAAGAAGACATGGAATGGAAAATGGAATTGCTCTTTCATAGACCAGCTCCTGTATGAGTTTAAAGGGGTAGGCATGTACAGATGGTGTGCATGCATCAGGCCATGTATGTCCAGTTCAACACTAGGATTTCTAAAGCTCAGAGTTTCCTGtttagttgtttgtttttctagagTCCTTTTAATGCATCTCTTGtggttttgaaatattttttatattgaaaaatttGCCTTGCTTCTATTTTTCAATAGACTGGGATCAGATCCAGACCATAGACTCCTTACTCAGGAAAGGTGGCTTTAAGGCTCCCATTACCaatgattttaggaaaacaatTAAACTTACCAGGTAAGCAAATATATTTGTTGTCTCTTAATTTTACTTTATAGTGTTTTCTGGGTGATTCTAAATATTTGTGCTTGATGTAAGTCTTTATGCCTCTTTCAGAGGAGATGTAGTGTGAAAGACCAAATCACAAATGCCACGTGTTAGGCATGTAATGCACATGGAATTAAGCACAATGATTTGGCCCATGCAGGATCAAAGTTGGCATTTTTCTAAGTGTCACTGGTTTTAATATTACCATATATGTGAAAGATCAGAAGCAGAGCCTTTGAGAGTTTAaaaggttgattttttttggcaTCTTTTCCATGAACTTCCTTTTCTCAGTGTGCTCATCTGTGAATGCTGTAGCTATTAGGAGGTGACACCTGTCTTGAAACCAAACCACACTCAAATTTGGCTGGTTTTCAGAATTTGCTTGCTTTTCTATACCTCCAGCTGTCCTACTGGCTTCTGCCCCCTTTATGTTAGTAAAAATTGGGACTTTCTGGTTTTCTATAGAAACACTAAATTATCAGGTCATTCTTTACCTCTAGAGAAATGAGGTGAGTGTGCACGGTTTTCTTTAACAGGAGGTGACAGGATGaaggttttcattaaaatctcaCATGAGAATCATGTGATCTTAGTGCAACTCACAACCACTTTGTAGCTGGCTGTTGTTTAATGTCCTTTAGAAGAACTTGGAAAACTCCAGTCTCTCCAAAGGAACTTTGCATTTTGTGAATTCTGATTGTGCAGCATGGACCAAGTCGTTTATGTGCTGTAATAAACCTCTCTTTACCCACCTCTCCATTTCTTTCACTACCTTTTCAAATGTGGAGATAACCACAAAAGTAAACAATACTGAAATACTGATTATTTAGTCACTGTAGTTTCTTCCAGCAATTTTTCATGCAATATGTAGATAAAAAAGAATACAAACCAATCATTTATTTCCTGTGTGCTACTTCAGGCATCCCTTTAATTATCATCACCTTGATTAGGACTCATCCTTCAGGACCCTGGAGCTAATTCAAGCTCACATACGTTATTCATACCAGTGGGTTCCTCTTGGTCATCACTGGCTGTGAGCTGGGTGAATGTTTTATGTCGAGTCcctgcattttcacattttctgaaaaatccctttgcccaggatttttctcctgggaagctgagaagcctcagagagaaaggaaaacaattcttatctcatttgcttctcctctgttttgctcctttggaatgtgtttggagattgtttacccacaggtgattgttccattggattctggtgtgagttgttttgactcagtGCCAAGCTTTTAGGCATTTTAACCGGTTTTGTGTATTTGCAGGCTGACAATAACATCTGTCTTTTATGTTGTCCCGCCTCATTATTTGACTTAACAAACTAACCTATAGTGGGATTGATATCCAGCAGTGGGAATATGATTTGAATACAAACCTTCTGAAGACAGATGAGCCAAATATTAGTTCAGTAGCTGTGtcgagactctggaaagagtcacgagttttcattattatctttttagcattctgtctgtatcctttctgtattctttagtatagtttagtatagcattctttaatataatatagtactataaaataataaatgagccttctgagaagaTGGAGTCAGAGTCACCATTCCTGCCCTCGACGGGGGAGCGCAGATGCGATGCTCCACACTGCTCGGGCTGACGTTGTGTTTCTGCCTGTTCCCACAGGTACCGCAGTGAGAAGGTGACAATCAGTTATGCAGAGTACATGGCCTCCCGCCAGCATTGTTTCCAGAATGGCACCCTTCATGCCCCCCCCCTCTACAATCATTACTCCTGACACACGGCTGCATGACCAGTCCCACTCCCCAGTTGCTGCCAACGGCTATGACATCATCGGGGCAGACGCCTCCTCTTCCTGGTCCAGTTACTTCTATTACTGCACCATTTTATGATGCTAGCTTCCGTTGCCAAGTCTGCCTTCCCACTGACCTGGGGGGAGGGTGAGAGCGTCACAGGACTTCAGGGGCCCAAGCCTTATCTCAGCCTTCCCTCCCAGCGGGGGTTCAGTTGGATTGGGGCTCCATGCCTACGAACTGTCGTCAGGTGCAGAAGACCTTTAGGAGTGAAAGTGCTGCTTCGGACTGATCTGTTCTGGGTGTTACTGACGCTCTGGAAACTGGAGCTCTTTGTTATGGAAGCCCCCCAGATCAAGTAGGAGCATTcccctggcagcctgggcaACGGAGtccaacaaaacattttttaggttcttttaaatttttttttaacctctggTATCTGTTGTGTACTGAGAGCTGATTGCAGTCCCCACGCATCACAGGCGGACATCATGATATTGGGGAGGGTTGAACACCTGGATGGCACCCCATCCTCATGGAcagaaaatatgtgaaaaattaATCCATTATTTAAATAAACCCTTGAAGGCTTTAAGGCTCAGATCCTTAGTAGGTTGGATTCTTGGTGATGAAGCCTGCTATGAAATACAATGGTGTTTTGCCTGTAAGAGCGCCATGGCACATGCTGTGTACACAGAGGAAAGGATCCTCGAGTGTCCCTGGACAGTCTTTGTTTTGACcaaattttgtttccaaatattTGTAAGAGATAGGATTAGGCTGGGGAGGGTTTTGCAGAGCATTGGCTGTAGTTGTACACGTGAGACCAGTGactgaaatttgttttaatttaagcTAACAGTCTTGGGGACCTTCCTTTTGATAGAGCAGCCACTTTGGCCGGTATGATTGCTGATCTTAGGGGCTGTGGGTGTTCCAGTTTATTCCAGGCCTATGGAATGGTGCTGTTCTGTTTTGCTGGTAAGATTTATCTTACTCAGCTTAGTCATTGCCACATGCAGGCAGTGAGTGGGGAAATCTGTATTACCCAAATGGCATGAAACTCGTGtgcattctgtatttcttctccCATGGTGGTTGATGATCACAAGGAATATACTCTTTTCTGAAAGGAAGTTATCAGTTGTTATTCTGCAGCATCATTGAGGGATGTCATAAACTCTAAATTATGGCACTCTTTCAGTGAGATAACTGGATTTCAGCATGCAGTTTGGGGTGGGGTTGGTTGGTAGGTTGGTTGGTTTTCCAAGCTTCTGGAGGGTTAGTAATGATTGGGGAAGAGAACACGAGTGCATAACAGAGTCATGGCTGTTTGGTTGCACACATCTTCTGAGCCTGCTCGTGTGTTGTAATTGGCTGGTGTCTGAAGCCTGAAATTATGCTGTGGTGTGGCAGGGAATAGGGCTGGTAGGAAGCTGAGAACTGCAGCGTGCTGCTCCTGGTCCTAAGGAAGCAAGGCACAACTTGTGCCTTTTTGCTTCATGTTGGTGTATGGAGGAGAGAGATGTGAGGGGGATTCCGCTGGATAACGGTGCAATACTGACCCAGCTCTCCTTCTGTATTGGGTCATTCCTACAAATTGCCACTTTTCCCTTGTGATGTTGTTGGAAAGAATTGAAGATGAAAAGATTGTTTCATgacttcctgctgctgagaATAAATGAGTCTCGTTACAAACCACTCCAGTTTGTAGTTGCTCCCCCAGGTGCCGTGTAGTGATGGGGGAGGGTGGGGTCAGCTCCAGGCATACCACTCACCTTTCAGCTGTCAAACAGTATGATACATAGGGCTACACTCATTACTGTTCAAGTGTTCTATGttagaatttaatttctaaaaggtttaaaaaaaaaggcaaaaaaatggTGCTAAAACTTCACCCCTGAGCACGCTCGGTGAGACTGGTCATGCAGGCATACAGTGCCAGGCTTTTCAACTatactgtttctttttcaggtgTTTGCCCTGTTCTGTGTCTTCAACAGTGTATAGTGTTTTCCTGATTTCAGTTTCTTTGACTAGGGGATGACTAAagggtggggtggggagggttagttgtcattttttaaagaacagaatTTTAGGATTGAGTAACTTGGTTGGTTTAAGCCTGAAGTGGGACAGGTGGTTTGGGACTGGGGAAGTCTTGTCCTCTCCCACTTCTATTTCCCCACTCagtctgtttaaaaaaacacaaacaaaacataaatgCCTCTAAATATGTACTGTGTTCTTGTCTTGTTGCAGTGAGAAGAGAAGCTGGCAGATCAGAAACACTGGTCTGCTGCCTAAGGAACAGGCCCTCTCAGCTTTAGTCCCATAAGGGTCCAGCTATAAAATCAGTTGAGAACTGTGTCAGTAGCTAAGTCAGCTCAGAGAAATGTATGACAAGGACAGGTGGTCTCAGGAAATAATCCCGTTTCTAGATCATTACATGGCAGCTATGCATAAGGATGAAAGAGGTGAAGTGGGCACAAACTGCAGTTTGAATTTCCTCAAGATGGAGACAACCAAAATCAGTGGCCAATTGATGTGagattttctctgtgtttgcttGGCTGGGACAGCTGGTTAGAACTACTCCTCAAAGCAACTGTTACCTGGTTTGATCTGGATTAACTCATCCTTAGAAGCAAGTGCCTTTTGGTCTAGAAGGGCTTATTCTCATGACAACCACAACTGATAAATAATCTCACTGCAATGATGAAATGTCTTTGTTTTATGGTAACTACAGGAGAATGTCTTTGATCACTGGAGTCTGTCAGTGTTGAAATGTTTCCACTGTGAggttcttaatttttttttcatgttgtttaaCAGTCAATCTCAACTGAAGCCATTTCGGTTTGGGAATGTTATATGGTCAAAATATCACATATCTACAATTtatcagaacaaaaaaaaaatctgtaaggAAATCTAAGAGTTCATTTTAACCTTTGCacagaataatttgttttcatagTACATTAACAAACCTCTGCAGTCTTCACTGACTATtagtgctgttttctgtttgtattCAGAAACTAcatgttgttttgttgggggtttttttggttaatttatttccttaaagCAGGAGACCTCTTTTGACCTACAGTACAGAGACGTCAGACCAATTCTTTATATTACACTTGGTTGCCTCCTACCTATATAATAATTTCTGAGTGTAAATAATTGAACTCTATCCTCTAATGAAGTATTGTAGAGAATAAATCATAATGGATAAAGATTATTTGTACTGTCCTCTTTATTTGAGTTCCCACAGCCTTTATGGGGGATAAGATGAAATTGTTCTCATCTACAGAGACAGGCAATATATTACAGGTATGAATAGCAAACCTGTAAATTGCACCACAGATTCAAAACCAGGGAGGTTGCCAGAGTGGGGAGATTACAGCTGTCTGGAAACAGCTGTAAtcaataattaataattattgaCCAGTAATCAAACCAATAATCAAACAGGCTCACTACAAGAAAGCAagggaaaataggaaaattgaaaccaaatattaaatatattttgttaatAATGACATAGCAGTGTCTTTGTATCCTGGAATAATGTTTGCTTGACAATAACTATCAGTTGTCCTGATGGTGAAATGTATAAAGCACATACTTACAGAGTACTGTAAATCTTTCTGAAACTCAAATTtgttcttttggggttttgtctTCTAAAATGAACTGAGAACAAATTGTCTACACTTTAGGGCTGTAGTCTTCAGGTGATATAAAAACCTTATTTCACAGGAATGAAACACCCATCTTTCTAGATCCTTACTAATTTAATGTTTGCTTTGAGACAGAATTAACTGAATtgtagaattttaattttacaattCTACAATTTGAAATGGATCTCTTACATGTTTTTTCCATACATTTTCAGATAATTGTTAACTTTTTATCTATGGGAGCTCTATAGTTAGAGATGCTACATTTTCTGCCTGTGGCTCTTGGGAACAGCAGCCCTGGATGTCAATAAACAGTCataaaaccctaaaaaaacaccaaccaaaCCAAGAGGGAGCGTAGTTTTGACTTAAATATGTCTGAGAATCTCATATATCACAGAACTGCTACAGAGCAAAAACCTGTTTTCAGGTGCTG is a genomic window containing:
- the AMMECR1L gene encoding AMMECR1-like protein, which codes for MGKRRCVPPLEPKLAAGCCGVKKPKLSGSGTHSHGNQTTTAPSSSSGPLQNHQHTDGNNGRENVSDLTLGPGNSPITRMNPTSGALSPLTRPNGTANSTKNLVVTAEMCCYCFDVLYCHLYGFPQPRLPRFTNDPYPLFVTWKTGRDKRLRGCIGTFSAMNLHSGLREYTLTSALKDSRFPPLTREELPKLFCSVSLLTNFEDASDYLDWEVGIHGIRIEFINEKGVKRTATYLPEVAKEQDWDQIQTIDSLLRKGGFKAPITNDFRKTIKLTRYRSEKVTISYAEYMASRQHCFQNGTLHAPPLYNHYS